Proteins from a genomic interval of Benincasa hispida cultivar B227 chromosome 7, ASM972705v1, whole genome shotgun sequence:
- the LOC120081215 gene encoding mRNA cap guanine-N7 methyltransferase 2 has protein sequence MSQLVPPRGEWTHHRLCDFAKTALIKIFSHPYVTVCDLYCARGADAEKWDEAQISHYIGIDESSSGIGQMREAWESQRKSYTAEFFEVDPCVENIEAHLKDKTEIADLVSCLQHLQMCFETEERAQRLLHNVSALLKPGGYFFGITPDSSTIWAKYQKNVEAYHNRSAGMKPNIVPNCIRSESYMITFEVEEEKFPLFGKKYQLKFANDLSAETHCLVHFPSFIRLAREAGLEYIEIQNLTEFFDDHRAQFAGMLMNFGQNILDPRGRLLPRSYDVLGLYTTFIFQKPDPDITPPIMTPLLPETSYDHEEIEWQGSVWRDEERSVQPDHVSGPVPVLVPVPVPVPVAVPVPVSVTVPVPVVVPISIPGLGKISEQKGILGPGPADLRFPEAL, from the exons ATGAGTCAACTCGTCCCACCAAGAGGCGAGTGGACTCACCACCGCCTTTGCGATTTTGCAAAGACCGCCCTCATCAAGATCTTCTCGCACCCCTACGTCACG GTTTGTGATTTGTATTGCGCCCGAGGGGCGGATGCGGAGAAATGGGACGAAGCTCAAATCAGTCATTACATTGGAATTG ATGAATCCAGTTCTGGAATCGGCCAGATGCGAGAGGCATGGGAGAGTCAGAGGAAGTCTTACACTGCTGAATTCTTTGAAGTTGATCCTTGCGTT GAAAATATTGAAGCTCATTTGAAAGACAAAACTGAGATAGCTGATCTAGTCTCCTGCTTGCAGCATCTGCAG ATGTGTTTTGAAACCGAGGAGAGAGCACAGAGACTCTTACATAATGTGTCAGCATTGCTTAAACCTGGGGGCTACTTTTTTGGCATTACTCCAGACTCGTCTACAATATG GGCAAAGTATCAGAAGAATGTCGAAGCATACCACAATAGGAGTGCTGGCATGAAGCCTAATATAGTACCCAATTGCATAAGATCGGAAAGCTACATGATCACCTTTGAAGTGGAAGAAGAGAA GTTCCCTTTGTTTGGAAAGAAATATCAACTGAAATTTGCAAATGACCTCTCTGCTGAGACTCATTGTTTAGTCCATTTTCCAAGCTTTATCag GTTGGCTAGAGAAGCAGGTCTTGAGTATATCGAGATTCAAAACTTGACTGAATTCTTTGATGATCACAG AGCACAATTTGCAGGCATGCTCATGAATTTTGGTCAAAACATTCTGGATCCCAGGGGGAGACTTCTTCCTCGATCATATGATGTACTag GTCTGTACACAACATTCATATTTCAGAAGCCAGATCCAGACATCACTCCACCAATTATGACCCCCTTATTGCCAGAAACTAGTTATGATCACGAAGAG ATAGAGTGGCAGGGGAGTGTGTGGCGAGATGAAGAAAGAAGTGTACAGCCAGATCATGTTTCCGGTCCGGTTCCTGTTCTTGTTCCTGTTCCTGTTCCTGTTCCGGTTGCGGTTCCAGTTCCGGTTTCAGTTACCGTTCCGGTTCCAGTTGTGGTCCCAATCTCCATCCCTGGGCTAGGCAAGATTAGTGAACAGAAGGGGATTTTGGGTCCTGGCCCTGCAGATTTACGTTTTCCGGAGGCTCTTTAG